The following proteins are co-located in the Cutaneotrichosporon cavernicola HIS019 DNA, chromosome: 3 genome:
- a CDS encoding uncharacterized protein (Choline/Carnitine o-acyltransferase), giving the protein MPISHFRPQLVKSSTMARIAANASASRTLPLVHARMFSHTGPKSKDPTFSNQDKLPRLPVPKLEDAVEVYFKSLQPLLEQKYSAAELPKEIEKRRLIVNDFAAKGGIGHALHERLTDLDEISPNNWLDDTLWLALAYHTWRAPMLVNSNWFLTFQPDPKDAPPPTAEGASNNTPLPLNALPLSSVPAGSQGGGEEWVKSHTDKSDYYQPVAYEEVTKQEWNTPWQLRRASWIISRFAQYRAMVDRQQIGPDITKAGPLDMNQYKLLFNISRIPLPGTDAFSRQDNKARHVTVLINDFIYSVDVFGQPGTDGVADALPPAEIERLLQEVSEDARKRSEEGEEASMVGVLTADHRDTWAVNRERILLTDPKNRESFDWINRSLIAVTLDRYTLPTLPTEDPLRMAPIDAQIRNAFTGINGGRNRWYDKCLTVVVENSGRAAVMGEHSPIDALIPSFVIDYALEEAVDESKYDAALNDSANGWLRNDFVVDEEMKEEIVACAGRNQALISDSDVSTLWWAEYGTDWIKKQAKMAPDAFIQQVLQLAWYRDQGYASATYETASTRAFKHGRTDVIRSLTPESREFVKAMQDPTVSDETTHALLQKATIAHNTFTKESSNGQGIDRYFMGLKVQLRPGETHPIFEDEMYSKSQEWKLSTSGLSSGIRFMATGFGSAWPDGYGLNYMAGPFLIKFGLESKVSCDVTSTARFKHRIAQAFRDLRELCEKVGGAQKEGDKAKL; this is encoded by the exons ATGCCCATTTCGCACTTCCGCCCTCAACTTGTCAAAAGCTCGACCATGGCGCGCATCGCGGCCAACGCCTCTGCTTCTCGCACTCTCCCACTTGTGCACGCCAGGATGTTCTCGCACACCGGCCCAAAGAGCAAGGACCCCACCTTCTCTAACCAGGACAAgctcccccgcctccccgTCCCCAAGCTTGAGGACGCCGTTGAGGTTTACTTCAAGTCGCTCCAGCCCCTCCTTGAGCAAAAG TACTctgccgccgagctgccCAAAGAGATTGAGAAGCGTCGCCTGATTGTTAACGACTTTGCTGCCAAGGGCGGTATCGGCCATGCTCTCCACGAGCGTCTGACGG acctcgacgagattTCGCCCAACAACTGGCTCGATGACACGCTCtggctcgcgctcgcgtaCCACACGTGGCGCGCCCCCATGCTCGTCAACTCGAACTGGTTCCTCACCTTCCAGCCCGACCCCAAGGACGCCCCGCCCCCCAccgccgagggcgcgtCCAACAAcactcccctccctctcaatgccctccctctctcctctgtCCCTGCCGGGTCGcagggtggtggtgaggagtGGGTCAAGTCTCACACCGACAAGTCGGACTACTACCAGCCGGTCGCGTACGAGGAGGTCACGAAGCAGGAGTGGAACACTCCCTGGCAGCTCCGCCGCGCGTCGTGGATCATCTCCCGCTTCGCCCAGTACCGCGCCATGGTCGACCGCCAGCAGATTGGCCCGGACATCACCAAGGCTGGGCCTCTCGACATGAACCAGTACAAGCTGCTGTTCAACATCTCTCGCATCCCTCTCCCTGGGACTGACGCGTTCTCGCGCCAGGACAACAAGGCTCGCCACGTCACTGTCCTCATCAACGACTTTATCTACTCGGTTGACGTCTTTGGGCAGCCGGGTAccgacggcgtcgccgacgcgcttcCTCCAGCGGAGatcgagcgcctcctccaggaGGTCTCGGAGGACGCTCGCAAGCGCtccgaggagggcgaggaggcgtcCATGGTCGGCGTCCTCACTGCCGACCACCGCGACACTTGGGCCGTCAACCGCGAGCGCATCCTGCTCACCGACCCCAAGAACCGCGAGTCGTTTGACTGGATCAACCGCTCGCTGATCGCCGTCACTCTCGACCGCTACACCCTCCCCACTCTTCCCACCGAGGACCCATTGCGTATGGCCCCGATCGACGCCCAGATCCGCAACGCGTTCACGGGCATCAACGGCGGCCGCAACCGTTGGTACGACAAGTGCCTGACCGTCGTCGTGGAGAACTCCGGCCGTGCCGCCGTCATGGGCGAGCACTCGCCCATTGACGCGCTCATCCCCTCGTTTGTTATTGACtatgcgctcgaggaggccgtcgacgagtcCAAGTACGATGCGGCCCTTAACGACTCGGCCAACGGTTGGCTGCGCAACGacttcgtcgtcgacgaggagatgaaggaggagattgtGGCGTGCGCTGGTCGTAACCAGGCGCTTATCTCGGACAGCGACGTCAGCACCCTCTGGTGGGCCGAGTACGGCACCGACTGGATCAAGAAGCAGGCCAAGATGGCACCTGACGCCTTCATCCAGCAGGTGCTTCAGCTCGCGTGGTACCGTGACCAGGGGTACGCCTCGGCAACTTACGagacggcctcgacgcgcgcgttcAAGCACGGACGGACAGACGTCATCCGCTCGCTCACTCCCGAGTCGCGCGAGTTTGTCAAGGCGATGCAGGACCCCACCGTGTCTGACGAGACCACGCACGCCTTGCTCCAGAAGGCGACTATCGCCCACAACACATTCACCAAGGAGTCGTCGAACGGCCAGGGCATCGACCGCTATTTCATGGGCCTCAAGGTCCAGCTCCGCCCCGGAGAGACCCACCCCATCTTTGAGGACGAGATGTACTCGAAGTCGCAGGAGTGGAAGCTTTCCACTTCGGGCCTGTCGTCGGGTATCCGTTTCATGGCGACTGGCTTCGGCTCGGCCTGGCCTGATGGGTACGGCCTCAACTACATGGCCGGTCCCTTCCTCATCAAGTTCGGCCTCGAGTCCAAGGTGTCGTGCGACGTGACCTCGACCGCACGCTTCAAGCACCGCATTGCCCAGGCGTTCCgcgacctgcgcgagctgTGCGAGAAGGTCGGTGGCGcgcagaaggagggcgacaaggccaagctctaA
- a CDS encoding uncharacterized protein (Ubiquitin-conjugating enzyme E2, catalytic domain homologues) codes for MSLEASITQLTDMGIPRPRARAALKRSKGDVMAGAERVFGGEFDYIASDAEDSGNEDATGLQTPISGSSTRETSAMDGVVNRPDSESSDFDDDDVGMIELGDFAEEPRGEDPYAGVFFSKDRAERLVEPVLEEIYATIKLPPGETDALGNPASQRNTRILSRGEWMSGCPEGGEQSFLFQLYNYLSEGSMACANDCGHTVQRKPEHFFPLFSDFPNYTRYLSSIIEQSCPRCGQVTCLACGEPAHGKNKAKTSSTGEIESLFHCSNIQGVTLGVALHMIEGAFGSTLDLSQVEISSPAPKKRKIKSLAKMIIGAAPDSDSSSGDDTVRHGVKKGTGYSGSFHEDTSGQAAAEKAQNEKDEKTATLLSQVAVYLPTLKRESGARTSDLLVHPTSLAHLRRRSGFVNDLLRNDSLMDMSNRSIIYRALMDWLEIVSSHEALATMLAMPSMRPAKIGPGPDSQSVSILYEGSPSPRELLENVVIQATAALKGLSGSTEKPEDTDESEWQKNRALYDFCQRLLKARDNIDKLLAAAKGKEFVDRMLESLPRLGAPNGGMATSAITDVKEVYEEWATRVRFEYCSLRSPDDETQFLHAYNDAAHKLVGMDIPRRSLAIAKELAILTTNLPTAWDTSIFLRVDDERVDLLKALIVGPKDTPYENGCFIFDIFLPHSYNQTNPLVKSMTTNGGLYRYNPNLYADGKVCLSLLGTWSGPGWISGKSTLLQVLISIQSLILCEEPYCNEPGWATQGGSAQSKRYSANIRRMTVIDAMANNIKSPPKPFEAEIKEHFRLKADAVRAQLEAWSVLDDGKPTVGEPSDFLSGVRGGVKFEEAAADLRKLLDELSSPTPAVRRNPTRATRKA; via the exons ATGTCGTTAGAGGCATCCATCACCCAGCTCACGGATATG GGCATcccgcgaccgcgagccCGTGCCGCCCTCAAACGCTCCAAGGGTGACGTTATGGCTGGAGCA GAACGCGTCTTTGGAGGCGAGTTTGACTATATTGCGTCGGATGCGGAAGACAGCGGCAATGAAGACGCAACAGGGCTGCAG ACGCCTATTTCTGGATCATCAACGCGTGAGACCTCAGCCATGGACGGTGTGGTCAACAGACCCGACTCCGAGAGCAGCGATTtcgacgatgacgatgtGGGCATGATCGAGCTGGGAG ACTTTGCGGAAGAGCCGCGCGGAGAAGACCCGTACGCAGGCGTGTTCTTTTCCAAGGACCGTGCTGAGCGGCTTGTCGAACCTGTGTTAGAAGAGATCTACGCAACCATCAAGCTGCCACCAGGTGAAACGGATGCACTTGGCAATCCAGCGAGCCAACGCAACACTCGCATTCTCAGTCGCGGCGAGTGGATGAGCGGTTGCCCCGAAGGAGGCGAGCAGAGTTTCCTGTTCCAGCTCTACAACTACCTCTCGGAGGGCTCGATGGCGTGCGCGAACGACTGTGGACACACAGTTCAGCGTAAGCCTGAGCACTTCTTCCCTCTTTTC TCCGATTTTCCCAACTACACCCGGTATCTCTCCAGCATCATCGAACAGTCCTGTCCGCGCTGTGGGCAAGTGACTTGCCTCGCATGTGGAGAGCCCGCTCATGGCAAGAACAAGGCCAAGACGTCCTCCACTGGCGAAATTGAGTCGCTCTTTCACTGCTCAAACATCCAG GGCGTTACTCTTGGCGTAGCCCTACACATGATCGAGGGGGCGTTCGGAAGCACCCTTGACTTGTCCCAGGTGGAAATATCCTCTCCGGCGCCCAAGAAGCGGAAGATCAAGTCTTTAGCCAAGATGATCATTGGAGCAGCGCCCGATagcgactcgtcgtcgggcgACGATACGGTCCGCCACGGCGTGAAGAAGGGGACCGGGTACAGTGGTTCATTCCATGAGGAT acaTCAGGACAGGCTGCAGCTGAGAAGGCACAGaacgagaaggacgagaagacggcgacgttgcTCTCGCAGGTCGCTGTGTACCTGCCAACGTTGAAGCGCGAGAGTGGCGCGCGCACCTCCGACCTGCTTGTTCATCCTACATCTCTCGCCCATCTTCGGCGTCGCAGTGGTTTTGTCAATGACCTCCTTCGAAATGACTCACTCATGGACATGTCTAACCGCTCTATCATCTATAGAGCACTCATGGACTGGCTTGAGATCGTCTCCAGCCATGAAGCTCTCGCCACGATGCTTGCGATGCCGTCAATGCGCCCCGCCAAAATCGGACCTGGACCCGACTCGCAGTCCGTCAGCATTCTCTATGAGGGCAGCCCCAGTCCCCGCGAGCTGCTAGAGAACGTTGTCATccaggcgacggcggcgctcaagggTCTCTCGGGAAGCACGGAGAAGCCCGAGGACAccgacgagagcgagtggCAGAAGAACCGCGCTCTCTACGACTTCTG CCAGCGTTTACTGAAAGCGCGCGACAACATCGACAAGCTCTTGGCTGCagccaagggcaaggagtTCGTGGACCGCATGCTTGAGTCGTTGCCTCGTCTCGGCGCTCCCAACGGTGGAATGGCGACATCTGCTATTACCGACGTGAAGGAAGTCT ATGAGGAATGGGCAACCAGAGTGCGCTTCGAGTACTGTAGCCTTCGCAGtcccgacgacgagaccCAGTTCCTGCACGCCTACAACGATGCGGCGCATAAGCTTGTAGGGATGGACATTCCTCGAcgctcgctcgccatcgcgaAGGAGCTTGccatcctcaccaccaaCTTGCCCACCGCGTGGGACACGTCGATCTTCctccgcgtcgacgacgaacGTGTGgacctcctcaaggcctTGATTGTTGGTCCAAAAGACACACCATACGAGAACGGGTGTTTCATCTTCGACATCTTCCTTCCGCACAGCTACAACCAGACGAACCCGCTCGTCAAATCGATGACGACCAACGGTGGGCTGTACCGCTACAACCCAAACCTGTACGCAGACGGGAAAGTCTGTTTATCGCTTCTCGGCACGTGGTCTGGGCCCGGATGGATCTCGGGCAAGTCGACACTTCTCCAAGtcctcatctccatccAGAGTCTCATCCTCTGTGAGGAGCCTTACTGTAACGAGCCCGGCTGGGCCACACAGGGAGGTTCCGCGCAAAGCAAGAGGTACTCGGCCAACATTCGGCGCATGACTGTCATCGACGCCATGGCGAACAACATCAAGTCACCTCCAAAGCCTT tcgaggcggagatCAAAGAGCACTTCCGCCTCAAGGCAGACGCGGTTCGCGCGCAGCTTGAAGCGTGGAGTGTGCTGGATGACGGCAAGCCCACTGTGGGCGAGCCGTCCGACTTTCTCTCAGGTGTGAGAGGGGGCGTGAAGTTTGAGGAGGCAGCAGCGGACCTTCGCAAGCTGCTGGACGAACTCtcctcaccgacgccggcggTGCGTCGCAACCCAACCCGTGCGACGCGCAAGGCCTAG
- the ARH1 gene encoding uncharacterized protein (NADPH adrenodoxin oxidoreductase, mitochondrial) — protein sequence MFRLSRATLRARHPLRAYYTTAPGAPLKVAVIGAGPSGFYAASRILQLLPASSDLGSRVKVDMYERLPTPYGLVRYGVAPDHPEVKNCQHKFDELASDSRFNFFGNVSVGTEPPSLSRDRLSSYAYPHALHIPLPDVAAHYNALIFTYGASLSNPLASVSGSTSTDSPLGNVYPALAFVGWYNGHPAFADLNPDLSTIKDVDVVGQGNVALDVARILLSPLSALDKSDLPQNILDALAKSNVERVRAVGRRGPAQVAFTTKELREMVKLGVNFSGVDAGLMTQAKEMAKGDRPRTRMLGLMDTSVDVPGGKTFELAFLRSPVAFLPDASNNVRGVEWAINELVESERGMIARATDARETSVAQMVIESVGYRSEPIDGPSAIAPFDEKKGRLNNDGGRVLDNEGHVNGAYAAGWVARGPVGVIASTMQDAYGLVEALLEDYGEGWPDRPKGSPIPVMPEAGVPEAIERGLKDGTVVDIPRWLRIDAAERELGKKTGREEREKFRTVEEMLEVLG from the exons ATGTTCCGTCTCTCGCGAGCAACATTGCGCGCACGCCATCCATTGCGTGCGTACTACACGACAGCGCCCGGTGCGCCGCTCAAGGTGGCTGTAATCGGCGCCGGCCCGTCGGGATTCTACGCGGCCAGCCGCATCCTCCAGCTCCTTCCGGCTTCGAGCGATTTGGGCTCTCGCGTCAAAGTGGATATGTATGAGCGCCTGCCAACGCCGTATGGACTTGTGCGCTACGGTGTGGCTCCAGATCACCCCGAGGTTAAG AACTGCCAGCACAAGtttgacgagctggccaGTGACTCGCGTTTCAACTTCTTCGGCAATGTGTCGGTGGGCACCGAGCCGCCGTCGCTCTCTCGCGACCGCCTCTCATCCTACGCTTACCCGCATGCGCTGCATATCCCCCTCCCCGACGTTGCGGCGCACTACAACGCCCTAATCTTCACATACGGAGCCTCGCTTTCCAACCCCCTAGCCTCGGTATCGGGGAGCACGTCGACCGACAGTCCGCTGGGCAACGTATACCCAGCCCTAGCATTCGTGGGGTGGTACAATGGTCATCCCGCTTTTGCAGACCTGAATCCTGACCTCTCGACTATTAAGGACGTGGATGTAGTCGGACAGGGTaatgtcgcgctcgacgtggCGCGTatcctcctctcgccgCTGTCTGCGCTAGACAAGTCGGATCTGCCCCAGAACATCCTGGACGCACTGGCCAAGAGTAACGTCGAGAGGGTTCGGGCGGTTGGTCGGCGTGGGCCCGCCCAAGTCGCATTCACAACCAAGGAACTACGCGAGAtggtcaagctcggcgtcaaCTTCTCCGGCGTCGACGCAGGCCTCATGACCCAAGCCAAGGAAATGGCTAAGGGTGACCGCCCACGAACCCGCATGCTCGGATTAATGGACACGTCAGTCGACGTACCAGGCGGCAAGACGTTTGAGCTTGCGTTCCTTCGGTCTCCCGTGGCTTTCCTTCCCGACGCCTCTAATAATGTTAGAGGCGTCGAGTGGGCGATCAACGAGTTGGTCGAGAGTGAGCGTGGTATGATTGCGCGTGCGACGGATGCTCGCGAGACGTCGGTTGCGCAAATGGTGATCGAGAGTGTCGGATACCGTTCGGAACCGATTGATGGACCGAGCGCCATTGCACCCTTTGACGAGAAGAAAGGCCGGCTGAACAATGACGGCGGGAGGGTCCTCGATAACGAGGGGCACGTTAATGGCGCGTACGCTGCTGGGTGGGTTGCACGCGGCCCGGTCGGCGTCATTGCCAGCACAATGCAGGATGCGTAtgggctcgtcgaggccctcctcgaggatTATGGGGAGGGGTGGCCTGACCGTCCAAAGGGCAGCCCGATCCCGGTTATGCCCGAGGCTGGAGTCCCAGAGGCTATTGAACGGGGTCTCAAGGATGGGACGGTGGTGGATATTCCGCGGTGGTTGAGGATTGATGCGGCGGAGAGGGAGCTTGGGAAGAAGACGgggcgcgaggagagggaaaAGTTCCGCactgtcgaggagatgctcgaggtgctcggGTAG